The Microbacterium sp. W4I20 genome segment GGGCGGATGCCGGAAGCCCAGAGCAGCTGCGGCGAGCGGAAGGCGTCCGCCGCCACCACGACGAGATCGGCCGGCACGAACGACGTCTCCTTGGTACGCAGGTCTTCGACCGTGACGCCGGTCGCCCGGCCGTCCTCGTGCTCGACCCGACGCACCAGTGTGAGATCGCGCAGCTCGAATCGCGCGCTCTCCGGGCTGCCCTCGTCGATGAGGGGTCCGAGCACCATGTCGGCGCCCGCCCAGACCATGGTGCCGTCGGGCTGCGGGTCACCCGCGATCGGGAGGGTGCTGACGCCGTAGCCCTCAGGGAGCTCTGCGGCGAACTCGCCCTCGAGCATCGTGCGGATCGCGCCGCCGATCGGGGAGTCTGCGAAGGCCGCGCCCTGGTGGTGAAGCAGTCCTTCCGCCGTGCTGATCAGCTCCTCCCACTCCTCGTCGTCGATGAACGGCAGCTTCTCGCTGAACGCCGGCCGCGGGATCGCGCAGGTCCAGTGCGACCCCTGACCGCCGACGTTGGTCGCTGCGGCCGCGGCGGGGAATGTCGGTGCGTGCGCCGAGCCCTCTCCCCCGAAGTCGAGCAGGTGCGTGCCCTGGCGCGCCGTGAACATCCCCTCGACGACCACCCCCGCCGGGATGCCGAGGGATTCGCGGAACGCGCCGGCCTGCGGCCCCTGCGCCATCTCCCGCGCGCGGGCCTTCTGGTCGGGGTCGGCGATGTTGCGCACGCTGGCGCCGGGCCGCTCGGTGATCTGCGGGCCCGCCTCGAACATCGTCACCCGAGCAGTCGGGTGGCTCTCGAGGATCACGCGCGCATAGGCGGAGCCGATGGGTCCGCTGCCGACGATGACGACGGTGGGGTTCTCAGTCATGTTCTTCTCGCTTCTGGACGGATGCGGACGGGTTCAGGCGGTGACGGACGCGGTCGGGTCGGACTCGGTGGCAGGGACGGCGTCGTGCTCATCGGACAGCCGGCCTGCCGGCATGAGCAGCGCCACCACGAAGCCGACGGCGTAGGCGATCGCGAGCGCCGCGAACACCGGAGCGAAGACGTCGCGGTAGATGCCGGCGACCTCGGCCTGAACGGCGGCGTCGGATGCCTGCACGAGCTGCGGCGTCAGGGCGGTCGCGTCGAGCCCCGCGGGCAGGAGCGCCGCGACACCGAAGCCGACGACGCCGCCGATCACGGCGGTCGTGACGGTCGCCCCGACCTGGCGCACGATGTTGACCGTCGCCGTGATCGTGCCGGTGGCGCTCCGCGGCACAGCGCTCTGCACCACCGCGACGATGAGACTCATGAAGGAGCCGGTGCCGATGCCGACCACGAACATGACGCTCATCGGCACCCACAGCGGCAGGCCCACGGGCAGGAACGCCATGACGGCCAGGCCGATCGCGCCGAGTGCCGTGCCGACGATCGGATAGATCCGATAGCCTCCGGTGCGGCTCGCGAGGAATCCGGTGGAGAGGTTGGCGAGCAGCATCCCGAAGACCGTCGCGATCGGCACGAGTCCCGACACGGTCGCCGTCGTCTGGTACGCCATCTGCACGTAGGTCGGCAGATAGGCGGTGATCGAGAAGAGCCCGACGCCGATGATCGCCGACAGCGCGGTGCCGACGGCGATCGTGCGGTTCGCGAAGAACCGCAGCGGCACGATCGGCTCCTCGGCCCGCATCTCGGCGAGCAGGAACGCGGCGAACGAGACGATCGAAGCGGCCAACGCGACGACGGTGGCGGCGCGCAGGGCCGGATCCGACATCCAGGAGACCGCGAGGACCAGGGCGACGAGCGCGGCGGTGAACGTCATCGCTCCCGCGACGTCGAAGCGGCGCAGCACTCCGGGTGCGATGTGGGGCACGGCGACGATGGCGAGCGCGAGCGCAGCCACGCCGATCGGGATGTT includes the following:
- a CDS encoding GMC oxidoreductase; protein product: MTENPTVVIVGSGPIGSAYARVILESHPTARVTMFEAGPQITERPGASVRNIADPDQKARAREMAQGPQAGAFRESLGIPAGVVVEGMFTARQGTHLLDFGGEGSAHAPTFPAAAAATNVGGQGSHWTCAIPRPAFSEKLPFIDDEEWEELISTAEGLLHHQGAAFADSPIGGAIRTMLEGEFAAELPEGYGVSTLPIAGDPQPDGTMVWAGADMVLGPLIDEGSPESARFELRDLTLVRRVEHEDGRATGVTVEDLRTKETSFVPADLVVVAADAFRSPQLLWASGIRPAALGRYLTEHHVVISTVSLDSDRMAELVTDEELQGELARRAMNPADPVAAVNRIPFSEPDHPFSLQVMYAENPPFPLDPAHPHAGNRWGYVNMGYGVRKHPRAEDGVRFDDDELDYRGLPNMTIEYALTEVEEAEIADATTHLRRAGAALGTFIAEPRLLPNGSSLHYMGTMRAGVADDGTSVADPYSRVWGFDNLVVGGNALIPTANTMNPTLTSVAIAVRGAREAAGRL
- a CDS encoding MFS transporter; amino-acid sequence: MPPLSTLRLRLLVVSLLTVSFLGALDHTIVSTSLATIAGELGALEHMGWVVVGYTLASTVLLPVLGKLGDVVGPRAVFLTSLVVFLAASLACGFAQTMPWLIVARVLQGMSSAGLQLMSQTIIAQVTSPRERPKYMAVIGAAFPIAILIGPVLGGLITDFWGWQWVFWVNIPIGVAALALAIVAVPHIAPGVLRRFDVAGAMTFTAALVALVLAVSWMSDPALRAATVVALAASIVSFAAFLLAEMRAEEPIVPLRFFANRTIAVGTALSAIIGVGLFSITAYLPTYVQMAYQTTATVSGLVPIATVFGMLLANLSTGFLASRTGGYRIYPIVGTALGAIGLAVMAFLPVGLPLWVPMSVMFVVGIGTGSFMSLIVAVVQSAVPRSATGTITATVNIVRQVGATVTTAVIGGVVGFGVAALLPAGLDATALTPQLVQASDAAVQAEVAGIYRDVFAPVFAALAIAYAVGFVVALLMPAGRLSDEHDAVPATESDPTASVTA